TTTGCTGTTTATGCCTACGCTGGAAACGGCACAAGTATTGGATGCGCTGGCAGTACGCGAATTGTGCGAACGTTTGCAAGATGACGGGATTAAGTCGCGAATATTGGCGTTGCGAATTGGTGGTAACGATTTGCTGTCGTGTTTACGCTTGCGCACTCATCATGCCCACACCTTGTACGATGGCCCCTTGGGGTATGTGGTGGCAATGCTGGTGACGCATTTTGCTCCGGCAGGTTTTCACTTGACTGCGCCTGTGTTTGAATATTTTCAGGATCACACCGTCTTGCAAGCCGAATTCCAGCGCGATTTGCTGCACGGTTTGGTGGGTAAAACCGTGATTCACCCCAGCCAGATTGCGGTGATTCATCAGGCATTGAAAGTCGATAGCCGTGATTATGAAGCGGCATTGCGGATTTTGGATGATGCCATGCCTGCGGTGTTCCAGTTTGAGGGGGCAATGTGCGAACCGGCGACGCATCACCATTGGGCGGTGCAAGTGATGGAACGCGCCCGGCATTTTGGCTGTCATTTGCACGCGGTGGCGGTGGATGAGGGGCTGGAGAAAGAGTGTGCCGCGTTGTATTAATGTTGCGTGTATTCAA
The window above is part of the Thiothrix winogradskyi genome. Proteins encoded here:
- a CDS encoding HpcH/HpaI aldolase/citrate lyase family protein, with translation MTTRISPYQLGATLYMPATRPDLLDVILRQKISDLRSMVICLEDAVREDEVAESLSNLQHCLYELRGQERSVPLVFIRPRHPQMAHQLLAMQGIECVDGFVLPKFDNHSFAAWYAVVQAAPAHLLFMPTLETAQVLDALAVRELCERLQDDGIKSRILALRIGGNDLLSCLRLRTHHAHTLYDGPLGYVVAMLVTHFAPAGFHLTAPVFEYFQDHTVLQAEFQRDLLHGLVGKTVIHPSQIAVIHQALKVDSRDYEAALRILDDAMPAVFQFEGAMCEPATHHHWAVQVMERARHFGCHLHAVAVDEGLEKECAALY